From a region of the Gemmatimonadales bacterium genome:
- a CDS encoding nitrilase-related carbon-nitrogen hydrolase: MPRIVTGGLIQLSNPINEDGVPVAKIKQAMLDKHLPWIEEAGKKGVQILCLQEIFNGPYFCPSQDSKWCDTTEPIPGPTIELMQTYAKKHDMVIIVPIYEREMAGVYYNSAAVIDADGSYLGKYRKMHIPHTSGFWEKYFFKPGNLGYPTFKTRYAQVGVYICYDRHFPEGARLLGLHGAEIVFNPSATVAGLSQYLWKLEQPAHAVANGYFMGCSNRVGTEAPWNIGQFYGSSYFVDPRGNFLAVGSEDKDELVVAEMNLDIIEEVRRTWQFYRDRRPDSYDDMVRQLP, from the coding sequence ATGCCGCGGATCGTCACGGGCGGTCTCATCCAGCTGTCGAATCCCATCAACGAAGACGGGGTCCCGGTCGCCAAGATCAAGCAGGCGATGCTGGACAAGCACCTCCCCTGGATCGAGGAGGCCGGAAAGAAGGGCGTCCAGATCCTCTGCCTCCAGGAGATCTTCAACGGCCCGTATTTCTGCCCCAGCCAGGACTCGAAGTGGTGCGACACCACCGAGCCGATCCCCGGCCCCACGATCGAGCTGATGCAGACTTATGCGAAGAAGCACGACATGGTCATCATCGTGCCGATCTACGAGCGCGAGATGGCGGGCGTCTACTACAACAGCGCCGCCGTCATCGACGCCGACGGCAGCTACCTCGGCAAGTACCGGAAGATGCACATCCCGCACACCTCGGGCTTCTGGGAGAAGTACTTCTTCAAGCCGGGCAACCTCGGCTACCCCACGTTCAAGACGCGCTACGCCCAGGTCGGGGTGTACATCTGTTACGACCGCCACTTCCCCGAGGGCGCTCGGCTGCTCGGGCTTCACGGTGCCGAGATCGTGTTCAATCCTTCGGCCACGGTCGCGGGGCTCTCGCAGTATCTCTGGAAGCTCGAGCAGCCCGCGCACGCCGTCGCGAACGGCTACTTCATGGGATGCAGCAACCGCGTCGGCACCGAAGCGCCGTGGAACATCGGCCAGTTCTACGGTTCTTCGTACTTCGTGGACCCGCGCGGCAACTTCCTGGCGGTGGGGAGCGAGGACAAGGACGAGCTGGTCGTGGCCGAGATGAACCTCGACATCATCGAGGAAGTGCGGCGCACCTGGCAGTTCTACCGGGACCGCCGACCGGATAGCTACGACGACATGGTGAGGCAGCTGCCGTGA